The following coding sequences lie in one Bacteroidota bacterium genomic window:
- a CDS encoding VTT domain-containing protein, protein MIEFLKQLTDPQSIIAYGGLALLLFVVFAETGLLIGFFLPGDSLIFISGMICVSKPELLGVNLPVLILLLCSAAIVGNIVGYWFGYKVGPPLFERKDSLIFKKRYLEVTRKFYDKNGGKTLIIGRFLPIIRTFAPILAGVVKIEFKKFMLYNVIGAVAWIGTLCSIGYYLGTYVWVQNNIGYIVIGLIIITTIPVLTTFLRERKNKQ, encoded by the coding sequence TTGATAGAATTTCTAAAACAACTCACCGACCCTCAATCCATCATTGCTTATGGTGGTTTAGCATTGCTGTTGTTTGTCGTGTTTGCCGAAACCGGATTACTCATAGGTTTTTTTCTGCCCGGAGATTCCCTCATTTTTATTTCAGGAATGATTTGCGTTTCTAAACCTGAATTACTTGGGGTCAATTTACCTGTTTTGATACTCTTACTCTGTTCGGCTGCAATTGTTGGAAACATTGTGGGCTACTGGTTCGGCTACAAAGTGGGGCCACCATTGTTTGAACGCAAAGATTCACTCATTTTCAAAAAGAGATATTTGGAAGTCACCCGTAAGTTTTATGACAAAAACGGAGGAAAAACCTTGATAATTGGTCGTTTTTTACCCATTATTCGCACATTTGCTCCGATTTTAGCCGGAGTTGTAAAAATTGAGTTCAAAAAATTTATGCTTTACAATGTGATTGGAGCGGTTGCCTGGATTGGCACTTTGTGCAGCATTGGCTATTATTTGGGAACATACGTATGGGTTCAAAATAATATTGGCTATATTGTAATCGGACTCATCATTATTACCACCATTCCGGTTCTTACCACCTTCCTTCGCGAAAGAAAAAATAAACAATGA
- a CDS encoding VTT domain-containing protein — protein MAGILCSSNPETLGVNLFVLILLLSIAAMVGYYIGYWFGFKTMGPRCMKPDTKIFIFRKWWIDRTVNLYDQHGGKILIVGRFLPLIRNFAPVIGGMIQMDYRKYMVYNVIGAFIWVGSLAGIGYYFGSDPWVFNNIGYIIIGLITITIASLFVKTKATQNRHE, from the coding sequence ATGGCAGGTATTCTTTGTTCTTCGAATCCTGAAACATTAGGAGTAAACCTTTTTGTCTTGATTCTTTTGCTTTCTATTGCTGCTATGGTTGGTTATTACATCGGTTATTGGTTTGGCTTTAAAACGATGGGTCCACGATGCATGAAACCGGATACGAAGATTTTCATCTTCAGAAAATGGTGGATTGATCGTACTGTAAACCTTTATGACCAGCATGGTGGAAAGATCTTGATAGTAGGGCGTTTCTTGCCTTTGATACGCAATTTTGCCCCTGTAATTGGCGGGATGATTCAGATGGATTACAGAAAATACATGGTTTATAATGTGATTGGGGCTTTTATTTGGGTGGGTTCTTTAGCAGGAATTGGGTATTATTTCGGATCGGATCCTTGGGTTTTCAATAATATTGGATACATCATTATTGGACTGATAACCATTACCATAGCGTCCCTTTTTGTAAAAACAAAAGCAACCCAAAACCGCCACGAATAA
- a CDS encoding MotA/TolQ/ExbB proton channel family protein — MSNSKSTSGGFNFMTALLAIVISVIIGTLIYMFVLGAPGNFDAEGHPKEGNYLGMMHAGGFIVPILMAIFIIIVTFSLERLITISKAKGKGKADEFLRNIKSLLASNQYEDAIAACDKQQGSLANVVRSGVEKLQVVQNDSTLNTEEKIEAVQKELEEATSLELPMLSKNLSIITTCATIATLWGLIGTVLGMIRSFAAMSAAGSPDTAALATGISEALINTAIGIIGSVVGIIMYNYFSTRVDAITHSMDEAGYSILHTLKLAK, encoded by the coding sequence ATGAGTAATTCAAAATCAACATCAGGCGGGTTTAACTTTATGACCGCACTTTTAGCAATTGTAATTTCAGTTATCATCGGAACCTTAATCTACATGTTTGTGTTGGGTGCTCCGGGAAATTTTGACGCAGAAGGTCATCCAAAAGAAGGAAACTACCTTGGAATGATGCATGCCGGAGGATTTATCGTACCAATCCTTATGGCTATTTTTATTATCATTGTTACGTTCTCTTTAGAGCGTTTGATTACAATTTCGAAAGCAAAAGGAAAAGGAAAAGCGGACGAATTTTTACGCAACATCAAATCGTTGTTGGCAAGTAACCAATACGAAGATGCAATTGCAGCTTGCGATAAACAACAAGGTTCATTGGCGAATGTTGTTCGCTCGGGTGTTGAAAAACTACAAGTTGTTCAAAACGATTCTACTTTAAATACAGAAGAAAAAATTGAAGCAGTTCAAAAAGAATTAGAAGAAGCTACTTCTTTAGAATTACCAATGCTTTCTAAGAACTTATCTATTATCACTACTTGTGCTACTATCGCAACTCTTTGGGGTTTGATCGGAACGGTATTGGGTATGATTCGTTCATTTGCTGCGATGTCTGCTGCAGGTTCTCCTGATACAGCTGCTCTTGCAACTGGTATCTCTGAGGCCCTTATCAACACCGCGATTGGTATTATCGGTTCGGTAGTTGGTATCATCATGTACAACTATTTCAGTACACGTGTAGATGCAATCACTCACAGTATGGACGAGGCTGGATACAGCATTTTACACACGTTAAAGTTGGCGAAATAA
- a CDS encoding biopolymer transporter ExbD has protein sequence MAEVSSSKGSPTLDMTPMVDLAFLLVTFFMLTATSRVTEPVVVDTPSSTADKLLPKNVILISIDDKGKAFYNINNNDVRKKTLQKMGQQYKIEFTTKEMEIFSGMTSIGVPIAQLKQYINMEDAERVKVNSPGIPHDSLHNELGDWIRFGQIEAARQAKAEKERFDKLGKEFVYEPLRFAIKADAQTNYIAVKDIIKVFTDMDIYRFNLITDLEQGPVVEE, from the coding sequence ATGGCTGAAGTATCATCATCTAAAGGTAGCCCTACATTGGACATGACTCCAATGGTGGATTTGGCTTTCCTTTTGGTTACTTTCTTTATGCTTACTGCTACTTCAAGAGTTACTGAACCGGTTGTTGTGGATACTCCTTCTTCTACTGCGGATAAATTATTACCTAAAAATGTAATATTAATCTCCATTGATGATAAAGGAAAAGCATTTTACAACATCAATAACAATGATGTCCGCAAGAAAACCTTGCAGAAAATGGGACAACAATACAAAATTGAATTTACTACTAAAGAAATGGAAATATTTAGTGGTATGACAAGTATTGGAGTGCCAATCGCTCAGTTGAAACAATACATCAACATGGAAGATGCGGAACGTGTTAAGGTAAACTCCCCAGGTATTCCTCATGATTCGTTACACAACGAATTGGGCGACTGGATTCGTTTCGGACAAATTGAAGCAGCTCGTCAGGCAAAAGCAGAGAAAGAACGATTCGACAAACTTGGTAAAGAGTTCGTTTACGAACCTTTACGTTTCGCGATTAAAGCAGATGCACAAACAAATTACATTGCAGTAAAAGATATCATCAAAGTGTTTACCGACATGGATATCTATCGCTTTAATCTGATCACCGACCTTGAACAAGGTCCTGTAGTCGAAGAATAA
- a CDS encoding biopolymer transporter ExbD, whose translation MADVNTGDGGGGGKHAKKRAKKSSTRIDMTPMVDLAFLLLTFFVLTSTFAKPKTMEINFPAKPKTEDQNQKVNNAITFILTKDNGIYYYNGEFYPEGNAKGEPPTQLKKTDFSSEGLHKLLLERNKRTIDVIEKLTKQLAQKEIADTTYKRLVLKEKGRKADPTKGIEAGLTVLIKADDGAVYKNVIDVVDELNICNIGLYAVVDMGAKELELLKATAK comes from the coding sequence ATGGCAGATGTAAATACCGGTGATGGCGGAGGTGGTGGAAAACACGCAAAGAAACGCGCCAAAAAATCATCAACCCGAATAGATATGACGCCAATGGTGGATTTGGCGTTCTTACTCCTTACGTTTTTCGTATTAACGTCTACGTTTGCGAAGCCGAAAACAATGGAAATTAACTTTCCGGCAAAACCGAAAACAGAAGACCAAAATCAAAAAGTAAACAATGCGATTACATTTATCTTAACAAAAGACAATGGCATTTATTACTACAATGGTGAGTTTTATCCGGAAGGAAACGCTAAAGGAGAGCCACCTACCCAATTGAAGAAAACCGACTTTTCATCAGAAGGACTCCATAAGTTGTTGTTGGAACGTAACAAACGCACGATTGATGTGATTGAAAAGCTAACCAAACAATTAGCTCAAAAAGAAATTGCCGATACAACATACAAACGCTTAGTATTAAAGGAGAAAGGGAGAAAAGCAGATCCAACCAAAGGTATTGAAGCCGGATTAACGGTGTTGATTAAAGCCGATGATGGGGCTGTTTACAAAAATGTAATTGATGTAGTAGATGAACTTAACATCTGTAACATCGGTTTGTACGCAGTAGTGGATATGGGCGCAAAAGAATTAGAATTACTAAAAGCAACAGCTAAATAA
- a CDS encoding energy transducer TonB — protein MAESLFNNWNSVVAPVRNDIVFEDRNKAYGAYDLRKNHNRSVAIALLITGASFVFIVSLPAIIDWINNKMEEVEVPVDITPLDLTAPPPIDETEPPPPPPPPPPVMETVKFTPPVVTDEEVVEDPPPVQTEETPQISTETVEGSGDEIIIPDEGTGNQVVEAVVEAPLTIVEQMPTFPGGEAEMMKYIQKNVSYPQMEKEGQIQGTCYVTFVVEKDGSITDVKVLRGVSGGPGCDKEAMRVVKSMPSWKAGKQNGREVRVQFNLPIKFTLR, from the coding sequence ATGGCAGAGTCGTTATTTAATAATTGGAACAGTGTTGTTGCCCCCGTGCGCAACGACATCGTTTTTGAAGATCGAAATAAAGCATACGGTGCTTACGATCTTCGTAAAAATCACAATCGCAGTGTTGCTATTGCTTTATTGATTACAGGTGCTTCATTTGTATTCATTGTAAGCTTACCTGCAATCATCGATTGGATTAATAATAAAATGGAAGAAGTAGAAGTGCCTGTGGATATTACTCCACTTGACCTTACTGCACCTCCACCAATTGATGAAACTGAACCACCACCACCACCACCTCCACCACCACCAGTGATGGAAACGGTAAAATTTACTCCTCCGGTTGTTACGGATGAAGAAGTTGTGGAAGATCCACCACCGGTTCAAACAGAAGAAACACCACAAATCAGTACGGAAACGGTTGAAGGTTCAGGAGATGAAATTATCATTCCTGATGAAGGAACCGGTAACCAAGTGGTAGAAGCTGTTGTGGAAGCTCCATTAACAATTGTTGAGCAAATGCCAACCTTCCCAGGCGGAGAAGCGGAGATGATGAAATACATTCAAAAAAATGTATCGTATCCTCAAATGGAAAAAGAAGGACAAATTCAAGGTACTTGCTATGTAACGTTTGTTGTTGAAAAAGATGGTAGCATTACGGATGTAAAAGTATTAAGAGGTGTTTCCGGTGGACCAGGTTGCGATAAAGAAGCAATGCGTGTTGTAAAATCAATGCCAAGCTGGAAAGCAGGTAAACAAAATGGTCGCGAGGTTCGTGTACAATTTAACTTACCAATTAAGTTCACCTTAAGATAA
- a CDS encoding substrate-binding domain-containing protein — MTKSNMLSGSIIAFFLLMVACSGDSSKPEPTDTPTSGDVSIVVDESFQRLFDTQIYTFQSIYSNARVHVDYLPENEALARMMNDSCKVVVMCRDITPTERKSFEAKNLFPKSTKIAEDAIVLLVNPENMDTILTVDQVKSILLGKDSLWSQLNKDSKLEGIKVVFDNAGSANARYMRDSLLQGKDFSPNVFAVKSNPEVIEYVSTHKNAIGVLSVNWISDMDDSLTTNTLKKVKVVAISKDADSESFKAYQAYIKTKEYPFTRSVYMINRQTRAGLGMGFVSFVAGDKGQLMILKAGLIPAIAPVRLVQVNVE; from the coding sequence ATGACAAAATCAAACATGTTATCAGGAAGCATTATCGCTTTCTTTTTATTGATGGTTGCTTGCTCCGGTGATTCGTCTAAGCCCGAACCAACGGATACTCCTACATCCGGTGATGTGAGTATTGTTGTGGATGAATCGTTTCAGCGATTGTTTGATACACAAATCTATACCTTTCAATCGATATACAGCAATGCACGTGTTCATGTGGATTACCTTCCCGAAAACGAAGCACTTGCCCGCATGATGAATGATTCTTGTAAAGTGGTGGTTATGTGTCGTGATATCACTCCCACCGAACGCAAATCGTTTGAAGCAAAAAATTTGTTCCCAAAATCAACCAAAATTGCTGAGGATGCCATCGTTTTACTCGTAAATCCGGAAAATATGGATACGATTTTGACTGTGGACCAGGTAAAATCAATTTTGTTGGGCAAAGATTCGCTTTGGAGCCAATTAAATAAAGATTCGAAGTTAGAGGGCATCAAAGTCGTTTTCGATAACGCTGGCTCAGCAAATGCACGATACATGCGTGATTCCTTGTTGCAAGGCAAAGACTTTTCTCCAAATGTGTTTGCTGTTAAATCCAATCCCGAAGTGATTGAATACGTGAGCACCCATAAAAATGCAATTGGCGTTTTAAGTGTGAACTGGATCAGTGATATGGACGATTCTTTAACCACCAATACGCTTAAAAAAGTAAAGGTGGTTGCCATTTCAAAAGATGCTGATTCTGAGTCGTTTAAAGCGTATCAAGCCTATATTAAAACGAAAGAATACCCCTTTACCAGAAGCGTTTATATGATCAATAGACAAACGCGTGCCGGACTTGGTATGGGATTTGTATCCTTTGTGGCGGGGGACAAAGGACAATTAATGATTTTGAAGGCAGGATTGATTCCGGCCATCGCCCCGGTAAGATTAGTACAAGTTAACGTAGAATAA
- a CDS encoding tetratricopeptide repeat protein, producing MKQRSKLVVGLLLVASSTMFGQTINDALKLTTNEQFESADAAFKALIQSQPNNGDYYFYYGENYFKNDNLEMANSLFQKGADVNPMNPLPYVGLGKVQWYKGQATEAKANFFKATTLAAGKNATVLMKIAEAYTNAPTKNLADAFTLLAQATKLEPKNPEVYILTGDTFLEQNNGTKAVENYEKAGALDPKSPRALLKQGQVWNRAKNYTLAIDTYKKAKLIDSSFAPAYRELAEIYLRATQYGNAAYNAKRYLQLNNDCSAKSMYSGILNQAKQYKESVEAGKEALKCVPVNTFTYRYMAYSQYETADYVGGLESIDNLFKNHPAEKIIPQDYEYRAKLLSKSGKDSLAIFDYKKALELQPEKIELNGDIANAYIKMKKYPDAIAAYKVKMEKGKPNANDYFGLMRAYYFSKDFINADSAAVQIIKAQPELPLGYLWRGKINVQVDANNAKWLAKPFYEAYLTKVKPEDAEKNKKDLIDVYNYLAAYYADPARKDCPNVKLYMQKILELDPANAQAKKVLAGLKC from the coding sequence ATGAAACAGAGATCGAAATTAGTAGTAGGATTGTTATTGGTTGCTTCGTCAACCATGTTTGGACAAACAATTAATGATGCATTGAAGTTGACAACAAACGAACAGTTTGAGTCAGCAGATGCTGCGTTTAAAGCATTAATCCAATCGCAACCGAACAATGGGGATTATTATTTTTATTATGGTGAAAACTACTTTAAAAATGACAACCTGGAAATGGCGAACAGCTTGTTCCAAAAAGGTGCAGATGTGAACCCTATGAACCCTTTGCCTTATGTTGGTTTAGGAAAAGTTCAATGGTATAAAGGACAAGCAACTGAAGCAAAAGCAAATTTCTTCAAAGCAACCACGTTGGCTGCCGGAAAAAATGCGACTGTATTGATGAAGATTGCTGAAGCGTATACTAACGCTCCTACAAAAAATTTAGCTGACGCATTTACTTTGTTGGCCCAAGCTACAAAGCTGGAACCTAAAAACCCGGAAGTATATATTTTAACCGGTGATACTTTTTTAGAGCAAAACAACGGAACAAAAGCTGTTGAGAATTATGAAAAAGCGGGTGCATTGGATCCGAAATCACCACGTGCATTGTTGAAACAAGGACAGGTTTGGAACCGTGCTAAGAACTATACGTTGGCCATTGATACCTATAAGAAAGCAAAGTTGATTGATTCATCGTTTGCTCCTGCTTACCGCGAATTGGCTGAGATTTATTTACGTGCTACCCAATACGGTAATGCGGCATACAATGCAAAACGCTATTTACAATTGAACAACGATTGTAGCGCAAAAAGTATGTATTCCGGTATTTTAAATCAAGCGAAACAGTACAAAGAATCGGTTGAAGCCGGAAAAGAAGCCTTGAAATGTGTTCCTGTAAATACGTTTACATACAGATACATGGCGTATAGTCAATACGAAACAGCGGATTATGTGGGTGGATTAGAAAGCATTGACAACTTGTTTAAAAATCATCCTGCTGAAAAAATTATTCCTCAGGATTATGAATACCGCGCAAAATTATTGTCGAAAAGCGGAAAAGATTCATTAGCGATTTTCGATTATAAAAAAGCATTGGAATTGCAACCGGAAAAAATTGAATTGAATGGTGATATCGCGAATGCATACATCAAGATGAAAAAATATCCGGATGCCATTGCTGCTTACAAAGTGAAGATGGAGAAGGGCAAACCGAATGCGAATGATTATTTTGGTTTGATGCGTGCATATTATTTCTCTAAAGATTTTATCAATGCAGATTCTGCAGCAGTACAAATTATTAAGGCACAACCGGAATTGCCTTTAGGTTATTTGTGGAGAGGAAAAATAAATGTGCAAGTTGATGCGAACAATGCAAAATGGTTGGCAAAACCTTTCTATGAAGCGTATTTGACGAAAGTAAAACCGGAAGATGCTGAAAAGAACAAGAAAGATTTAATCGATGTTTACAATTATTTAGCGGCTTACTATGCTGATCCAGCAAGAAAAGATTGTCCGAATGTTAAATTGTACATGCAAAAAATTCTGGAATTAGATCCGGCAAATGCACAAGCTAAAAAGGTATTGGCAGGATTGAAATGCTAA
- a CDS encoding KUP/HAK/KT family potassium transporter, translated as MGKDHHHVHTLSAAGLLVTLGIIFGDIGTSPLYVLKAIVGEGPINNVTVLGGISCIFWTLTLQTTLKYVFLTLRADNKGEGGIFALYTLVKKTKVKWLLFPAVIGGSAILAEGIITPPISVSSAIEGLRMVDSLKHIPTVPIVIVIIILLFAIQQFGTKSIGKLFGPIMLVWFLMLGILGVSQLSNNWSVLNALNPMYGYDLLVKHPGGFWILGAVFLCTTGAEALYSDLGHCGRQNIRISWMFVKTTLVLNYFGQGAWLIAHQGEHLNGASPFYTIMPEWFLPFGIALATIATIVASQALISGSFTLINEAIRLNFWPKAKIKYPSELKGQLYIPSVNWLLCTGCILVVLYFKESTKMEAAYGLTIILGMLMSSRLLTYYMRIRRFWRPVISTFIVVYLFIELSFLVAQMDKFLKGGWISLMIAVLLTSIMLIWYYARKIRNRYVEFVKLTDHLPILEDLSRDLSVPKYATHLVYLTSADNREEIESKIIYSIMQKQPKRADIYWFVHVDVVDEPYRMEYKVCEFIHDDVIRIDFRLGFRVAPRVNLMFRKVVEDMVKNKEVDITSRYKSLNKNNIIGDFRFIVIEKFLSYENELPIHEKLILDVYGVLKHLSLSEEKAFGLDTSSVTVETVPLIIAPPKAINLKRVEDPQDTITPKH; from the coding sequence ATGGGCAAAGACCATCATCACGTTCACACGCTTTCCGCAGCAGGCTTACTTGTTACATTAGGAATTATTTTCGGAGACATTGGAACCTCTCCTTTATACGTGTTAAAAGCCATTGTAGGTGAAGGACCTATTAATAATGTGACCGTGTTGGGTGGGATCTCTTGTATCTTCTGGACCCTTACATTACAAACTACCTTAAAATATGTTTTCCTTACACTCCGTGCCGACAATAAAGGTGAGGGTGGAATTTTTGCATTGTATACATTAGTAAAAAAGACAAAAGTAAAATGGCTGTTGTTCCCTGCCGTTATTGGTGGTAGCGCCATTTTAGCTGAAGGGATTATCACTCCTCCCATCTCCGTATCATCCGCTATTGAAGGGTTACGCATGGTGGATTCACTCAAACACATCCCTACTGTTCCAATTGTTATTGTCATCATCATTTTGCTTTTTGCGATTCAGCAGTTCGGAACAAAATCCATTGGTAAATTATTCGGACCTATTATGCTTGTTTGGTTTTTAATGCTTGGAATACTTGGTGTATCACAGCTTTCAAACAACTGGTCAGTATTAAATGCTTTAAATCCAATGTACGGTTATGATTTATTGGTAAAGCATCCCGGAGGATTTTGGATACTTGGTGCGGTTTTCCTTTGTACAACAGGAGCGGAAGCTCTTTATTCGGATTTAGGACATTGTGGACGCCAAAACATTCGCATCAGCTGGATGTTTGTTAAAACAACATTGGTGTTAAACTATTTTGGCCAAGGCGCTTGGCTTATTGCACATCAAGGCGAACACTTAAATGGAGCAAGTCCGTTTTACACCATTATGCCTGAATGGTTTCTACCATTCGGAATTGCATTGGCTACCATCGCTACCATTGTTGCGAGTCAGGCGTTAATCAGTGGTTCGTTTACATTGATCAACGAAGCCATCCGACTTAACTTTTGGCCAAAAGCTAAAATTAAATATCCGAGTGAATTGAAAGGTCAGTTGTACATCCCTTCTGTTAACTGGTTGCTTTGTACCGGCTGTATATTAGTGGTTTTGTATTTTAAAGAATCTACAAAAATGGAAGCGGCTTACGGATTGACCATCATCCTCGGAATGTTAATGTCATCTCGTTTACTCACGTATTACATGCGTATCAGACGTTTCTGGCGCCCGGTCATTTCTACTTTCATTGTGGTTTATCTCTTTATTGAGCTTTCATTCTTGGTAGCACAAATGGATAAATTTTTAAAAGGAGGATGGATTAGTTTGATGATTGCGGTTTTGCTTACGTCCATTATGCTCATTTGGTATTACGCACGTAAAATCAGAAACCGATACGTGGAGTTTGTAAAACTCACAGATCACCTGCCGATATTGGAGGATTTGAGCCGCGACTTAAGTGTTCCAAAGTATGCAACCCACTTGGTGTATTTAACAAGTGCAGATAATCGTGAAGAGATTGAATCGAAAATCATTTATTCAATCATGCAGAAGCAGCCGAAACGTGCCGATATCTATTGGTTTGTGCACGTGGATGTAGTAGATGAACCGTATCGTATGGAATACAAGGTATGTGAATTTATTCACGATGATGTGATTCGTATTGATTTCCGATTGGGTTTCCGTGTCGCACCGCGAGTGAACTTAATGTTCCGCAAAGTGGTAGAAGACATGGTAAAAAACAAAGAAGTGGATATTACCAGTCGTTACAAATCCTTAAATAAAAACAATATCATTGGTGATTTCAGATTCATTGTGATCGAGAAATTTTTATCGTACGAAAACGAATTACCTATTCATGAAAAACTTATTCTGGATGTATATGGTGTGTTAAAACACTTGAGTTTATCGGAAGAGAAAGCGTTTGGTTTAGATACCAGCTCTGTAACCGTGGAAACAGTTCCATTAATCATTGCTCCTCCAAAAGCGATTAACTTAAAACGAGTAGAAGATCCACAAGATACCATCACTCCTAAACATTAA
- a CDS encoding sugar kinase, whose protein sequence is MSLLVVGTVAFDAIETPFGKTDKILGGAATYISLAASYFTKNINLVSVVGGDFPSEHIDMLKKHQINTEGLQILKDQKTFFWAGKYHNDMNTRDTITTELNVLESFNPVVPDAYQDCEFLMLGNLVPKVQQQVILQLKNRPKLIVLDTMNFWMDIAMNDLKETIAMVDVLTINDGEARQLSGEYSLVKAAQKILAMGPKYLIIKKGEHGALLFDKTQVFFAPALPLEDVFDPTGAGDSFAGGFIGYLAETKDISFDNMKRAIIFGSATASFCVEKFGTENLVGLTAAQVDSRVQEFVDLVQFDIALV, encoded by the coding sequence ATGAGTCTATTAGTTGTAGGAACAGTTGCTTTTGATGCCATTGAAACCCCTTTCGGGAAAACCGATAAAATTCTTGGTGGTGCTGCCACATACATTTCTTTAGCAGCCTCTTACTTCACTAAAAACATCAATTTGGTGTCTGTGGTTGGTGGTGATTTCCCGTCCGAACACATTGATATGCTTAAAAAGCATCAAATCAATACTGAAGGGTTGCAAATTTTAAAAGATCAGAAAACCTTTTTCTGGGCCGGTAAATATCATAATGATATGAATACCCGTGATACAATTACTACAGAATTGAATGTTTTGGAGTCGTTTAACCCAGTTGTGCCGGATGCTTACCAAGACTGTGAATTTTTGATGTTAGGAAATTTAGTGCCTAAAGTGCAGCAACAAGTGATTTTGCAGTTGAAAAACCGTCCGAAACTAATTGTATTAGACACCATGAACTTTTGGATGGACATTGCAATGAATGACTTAAAAGAAACCATAGCAATGGTGGATGTATTAACCATTAACGATGGGGAAGCACGTCAATTGTCAGGTGAATACTCCTTGGTAAAGGCAGCACAAAAAATATTGGCGATGGGACCAAAATATTTAATCATCAAAAAAGGGGAGCATGGAGCATTGTTGTTTGATAAAACGCAAGTGTTTTTCGCCCCGGCATTGCCTTTGGAAGATGTGTTTGACCCAACAGGTGCGGGAGATAGTTTTGCGGGTGGATTTATCGGTTATTTGGCTGAAACAAAAGATATTTCGTTTGACAATATGAAACGTGCAATTATCTTCGGTTCGGCTACAGCCTCTTTTTGTGTAGAGAAATTCGGAACAGAAAATTTAGTCGGACTTACCGCAGCGCAAGTAGATAGCCGTGTGCAGGAGTTTGTGGATTTAGTGCAATTTGATATTGCATTGGTATAA
- a CDS encoding superoxide dismutase: MENNRRDFIKKSALALGAIAVTSAVGNTLNAAKLIEKESALADGGKFTLPALPYAYDALEPHIDKLTMEIHHSKHHQAYITNLNKGLETENMLSGPLTIEQILAKVGAGFSMPIRNNAGGHYNHSLYWSLMKPNGGGEPKGKLGEAIKSTFGSFDEFKKQFADAGMKRFGSGWAWLVKTKEGKLVITSTANQDNPLMNLDSVEVKGTPVLALDVWEHAYYLKNQNKRADYITSWWNVVNWDVAEGLYSA, translated from the coding sequence ATGGAAAATAACAGAAGAGACTTTATAAAAAAATCAGCACTTGCTTTAGGCGCCATTGCTGTTACTTCAGCAGTTGGCAACACCCTGAATGCAGCAAAACTTATTGAAAAAGAAAGTGCATTAGCGGATGGAGGAAAATTTACGCTCCCTGCATTGCCTTATGCCTACGATGCCTTGGAGCCTCACATTGATAAACTAACAATGGAGATTCATCACAGCAAACATCACCAAGCGTATATCACTAATTTAAATAAGGGGCTGGAAACAGAAAACATGCTTTCTGGGCCATTAACAATCGAGCAAATTCTTGCTAAAGTAGGCGCTGGATTCTCTATGCCTATTCGTAATAATGCCGGTGGACACTACAACCATTCATTGTACTGGAGTTTAATGAAGCCCAACGGGGGTGGTGAGCCGAAAGGAAAATTAGGAGAAGCCATCAAATCAACTTTTGGTTCATTTGATGAATTCAAAAAACAATTTGCTGATGCCGGAATGAAACGTTTCGGCTCCGGTTGGGCTTGGTTGGTAAAAACCAAGGAAGGCAAATTGGTAATCACCTCCACCGCAAATCAAGACAATCCATTGATGAACCTGGATTCAGTAGAAGTAAAAGGAACACCTGTATTGGCATTGGATGTATGGGAACATGCTTATTATCTGAAGAACCAAAACAAACGCGCAGATTATATTACTTCGTGGTGGAATGTGGTGAACTGGGATGTTGCAGAAGGACTCTACAGTGCTTAA